A section of the Serratia liquefaciens ATCC 27592 genome encodes:
- the metF gene encoding methylenetetrahydrofolate reductase: protein MSFFHANQREALNQSLAELNGQINVSFEFFPPRTSEMEDTLWQSIDRLSSLKPKFVSVTYGANSGERDRTHSIIKGIKDRTGLDAAPHLTCIDASPAQLREIATDYWNSGIRHIVALRGDLPPGSGKPDMYATDLVALLKEVGDFDISVAAYPEVHPEAKSPQADLINLKRKIDAGANRAITQFFFDVESYLRFRDRCVATGIDVEIVPGILPVSNFKQLQRFATMTNVRVPSWMTSMFEGLDDDAETRKMVGANIAMDMVKILSREGVKDFHFYTLNRAEMSYAICHTLGVRPVAA from the coding sequence ATGAGTTTTTTCCACGCAAACCAGCGGGAAGCGCTGAATCAGAGTCTGGCGGAGTTAAACGGCCAGATTAACGTATCATTTGAATTCTTCCCGCCGCGCACCAGCGAGATGGAAGACACCCTGTGGCAATCCATTGACCGCCTGAGCAGCCTGAAGCCAAAATTTGTTTCCGTGACCTATGGCGCTAACTCCGGCGAGCGCGATCGCACCCACAGCATCATCAAAGGGATCAAGGATCGCACCGGTCTGGATGCGGCCCCACACCTGACCTGCATAGATGCCAGCCCGGCTCAGCTGCGTGAGATTGCGACCGATTACTGGAACAGCGGCATCCGGCATATAGTGGCACTGCGTGGCGACTTGCCACCGGGCAGCGGCAAGCCGGACATGTACGCGACCGATTTGGTGGCCTTGCTGAAGGAGGTTGGCGATTTCGATATCTCGGTTGCCGCTTACCCTGAAGTGCATCCGGAAGCGAAAAGCCCGCAGGCGGACCTGATTAACCTGAAACGTAAAATCGATGCCGGCGCCAACCGGGCGATTACCCAGTTCTTTTTCGATGTGGAAAGCTACCTGCGCTTCCGCGATCGTTGCGTCGCTACCGGCATTGATGTGGAAATCGTCCCGGGCATTCTGCCGGTATCCAACTTCAAGCAGCTGCAGCGTTTTGCCACCATGACCAACGTACGCGTACCGAGCTGGATGACCAGCATGTTTGAAGGGCTGGATGACGACGCGGAAACCCGCAAAATGGTCGGCGCCAATATCGCGATGGATATGGTGAAGATCCTCAGCCGCGAAGGGGTAAAGGATTTCCACTTCTATACGCTCAACCGTGCCGAGATGAGCTACGCCATTTGCCATACGCTGGGTGTGCGTCCGGTCGCGGCCTGA
- the ppc gene encoding phosphoenolpyruvate carboxylase has translation MNEQYSAMRSNVSMLGKLLGDTIKEALGEHILDRVETIRKLSKSSRAGNEAHRQELLSTLQNLSNDELLPVARAFSQFLNLTNTAEQYHSISPNGEAASNPEALAQLFTRLKDKKLSTKELQNAVSQLSIELVLTAHPTEITRRTLIHKLVEVNTCLSQLDHNDLADYERNKIMRRLRQLVAQSWHTDEIRKHRPSPVDEAKWGFAVVENSLWEGVPAFLREFNEQLENSIDYSLPAEAVPVRFTSWMGGDRDGNPNVTAEITRHVLLLSRWKACDLFTRDIQVLVSELSMTECTPELRARAGGDEVQEPYREIMKQLRSQLMSSQAYLEGRLKGERVLKPHDLLVNNEQLWEPLFACYQSLQACGMSIIANGQLLDTLRRVRCFGVPLVRIDVRQESTRHTEAIAELTRYLGLGDYESWSEADKQAFLIRELNSKRPLVPLKWEPSADTQEVLETCRVIAEAPEGSIAAYVISMARTPSDVLAVHLLLKEAGCPFPLPVAPLFETLDDLNNADDVMTQLLNIDWYRGFIQGKQMVMIGYSDSAKDAGVMAASWAQYRAQDALIKTCEKAGVALTLFHGRGGSIGRGGAPAHAALLSQPPGSLKGGLRVTEQGEMIRFKFGLPEVTISSLALYAGAILEANLLPPPEPKKEWRTLMDELSNTSCKMYRGYVRENPDFVPYFRAATPELELGKLPLGSRPAKRKPNGGVESLRAIPWIFAWTQNRLMLPAWLGAGAGLQEAVKAGKQDQLEAMCRDWPFFSTRIAMLEMVFAKADLWLAEYYDQRLVDKSLWPLGQQLRDQLESDIKVVLTIANDAHLMEDLPWIAESIALRNVYTDPLNVLQAELLHRSRQQEHPDARVEQALMVTIAGVAAGMRNTG, from the coding sequence ATGAACGAACAATATTCGGCAATGCGAAGTAATGTCAGTATGCTCGGCAAATTGCTCGGCGATACCATCAAAGAAGCGCTGGGCGAGCATATTCTCGATCGCGTTGAAACTATCCGTAAGCTTTCCAAATCTTCACGTGCAGGCAATGAAGCGCACCGTCAGGAGCTGCTTTCCACCTTGCAAAACCTGTCCAACGACGAGTTGCTGCCGGTCGCACGCGCCTTCAGTCAGTTTCTCAATCTGACCAATACCGCCGAGCAGTACCACAGCATTTCACCCAACGGTGAAGCCGCCAGCAACCCGGAAGCGCTGGCCCAACTGTTCACCCGGCTGAAAGACAAAAAGCTCAGCACCAAAGAGCTGCAAAATGCGGTGTCTCAACTTTCTATCGAGCTGGTGCTGACTGCGCACCCGACGGAAATCACCCGCCGCACCCTGATCCACAAACTGGTAGAGGTGAACACCTGCCTCAGCCAGCTCGACCATAACGATCTGGCCGACTACGAGCGCAACAAGATCATGCGCCGCCTGCGTCAGTTGGTGGCTCAATCGTGGCATACCGACGAGATCCGCAAACACCGTCCGTCCCCGGTTGACGAAGCCAAGTGGGGCTTTGCGGTGGTGGAAAACAGCCTGTGGGAAGGGGTCCCTGCCTTCCTGCGCGAATTCAACGAACAGCTGGAAAATTCCATCGATTACAGCCTGCCGGCGGAGGCGGTGCCGGTGCGTTTCACGTCCTGGATGGGCGGTGACCGCGACGGCAACCCGAACGTCACGGCCGAGATCACCCGCCACGTGCTGCTGCTGAGCCGCTGGAAAGCCTGCGATCTGTTCACCCGCGATATTCAAGTGCTGGTGTCCGAACTGTCGATGACCGAATGTACTCCGGAACTGCGCGCACGGGCCGGTGGTGACGAGGTTCAAGAGCCGTACCGCGAAATCATGAAGCAGCTACGCAGCCAGTTGATGAGCTCTCAGGCCTATCTGGAAGGCCGCCTGAAAGGCGAGCGCGTACTGAAGCCGCACGATCTGCTGGTGAATAACGAACAGCTGTGGGAACCGCTGTTCGCCTGTTACCAGTCGCTGCAGGCCTGCGGCATGAGCATCATCGCCAACGGCCAATTACTGGATACCCTGCGTCGCGTGCGCTGCTTTGGTGTGCCGCTGGTACGCATCGACGTTCGCCAGGAAAGCACCCGCCACACCGAAGCCATCGCCGAACTGACCCGCTACCTGGGCCTTGGCGACTACGAAAGCTGGTCAGAAGCCGACAAGCAGGCGTTCCTGATCCGTGAACTGAATTCCAAACGCCCGCTGGTGCCGTTGAAGTGGGAACCGAGCGCCGACACCCAGGAAGTGCTGGAAACCTGCCGGGTGATCGCCGAGGCGCCAGAAGGCTCGATTGCCGCCTACGTGATCTCCATGGCGCGCACGCCTTCGGACGTGCTGGCGGTTCACCTGCTGCTGAAAGAAGCCGGTTGTCCGTTCCCGCTGCCGGTCGCGCCGCTGTTCGAAACCCTCGACGACCTGAATAACGCCGACGACGTGATGACCCAGTTGCTGAATATTGACTGGTACCGCGGCTTTATCCAGGGCAAACAGATGGTGATGATCGGCTATTCCGACTCGGCGAAAGACGCCGGGGTGATGGCCGCCTCCTGGGCGCAATACCGCGCTCAAGACGCACTGATCAAAACCTGCGAAAAGGCCGGCGTAGCGCTGACTCTGTTCCACGGCCGTGGCGGTTCGATTGGCCGCGGCGGCGCACCTGCGCATGCGGCACTGCTGTCACAACCGCCGGGCAGCCTGAAAGGCGGTCTGCGCGTGACCGAGCAAGGCGAGATGATCCGCTTCAAATTCGGTCTGCCGGAAGTCACCATCAGCAGCCTGGCGCTGTATGCCGGTGCTATCCTGGAAGCCAACCTGCTGCCGCCGCCAGAGCCGAAAAAAGAGTGGCGTACGCTGATGGATGAGCTGTCAAACACCTCATGCAAAATGTACCGTGGCTACGTGCGCGAAAACCCGGATTTTGTGCCTTATTTCCGCGCCGCCACGCCGGAACTGGAGCTGGGCAAACTGCCGCTGGGCTCCCGCCCTGCCAAGCGCAAGCCAAACGGCGGTGTAGAGAGCCTGCGCGCCATTCCGTGGATCTTCGCCTGGACGCAGAACCGTCTGATGTTACCGGCCTGGCTGGGCGCCGGTGCCGGTTTGCAGGAAGCGGTAAAAGCCGGCAAGCAGGATCAGCTGGAAGCCATGTGCCGCGACTGGCCGTTCTTCTCCACCCGTATTGCGATGCTGGAAATGGTGTTCGCCAAGGCCGACCTGTGGCTGGCGGAATATTACGACCAACGCCTGGTGGACAAATCGCTGTGGCCACTGGGCCAGCAGCTGCGCGATCAGTTGGAAAGCGACATCAAGGTGGTGCTGACCATCGCCAATGACGCGCACCTGATGGAAGACCTGCCGTGGATCGCCGAATCCATTGCGCTGCGTAACGTGTACACCGACCCGTTGAACGTCCTGCAGGCTGAGCTGCTGCACCGTTCGCGCCAGCAGGAGCACCCGGACGCCCGCGTTGAGCAGGCGCTGATGGTCACCATTGCCGGCGTTGCTGCCGGGATGCGCAATACCGGCTAG
- the argE gene encoding acetylornithine deacetylase: protein MKLPPFIELYRALIATPSISATDGALDQSNEALINLLAGWFADLGFRVDVQPVPDSRNKFNLLASIGEGSGGLLLAGHTDTVPYDEGRWTRDPFTLTEHDNKLYGLGTADMKGFFAFILDAVRDIDASQLTKPLYILATADEETTMAGARYFAASTSIRPDFAIIGEPTSLQPVRAHKGHMANAIRIVGQSGHSSDPARGVNAIDLMHDTIGRLMELRKTLQERYNNPAFAVPYPTMNFGHISGGDAANRICACCELHLDIRPLPGMTLDNINELMHQTLEPISQRWPGRLSIEELHASVPGYECPTDHQMVAVIEKLLGTRTQVVNYCTEAPFVQQVCPTLVLGPGSIDQAHQPDEYIDTGFIEPTRKLLGQLVNHFCRQ from the coding sequence ATGAAATTACCTCCATTTATTGAGCTGTACCGGGCGTTGATCGCCACTCCGTCGATCAGCGCCACCGATGGTGCCCTCGATCAGAGTAATGAAGCGTTAATCAACTTGCTGGCCGGCTGGTTTGCCGATTTGGGTTTCCGCGTCGACGTGCAGCCGGTGCCGGACAGCCGCAACAAATTCAACCTGCTGGCAAGCATTGGCGAAGGCAGTGGCGGCCTGCTGCTGGCGGGCCACACCGATACCGTGCCTTATGATGAAGGCCGTTGGACACGCGATCCTTTCACCCTGACCGAGCACGACAATAAGCTGTATGGACTGGGTACCGCCGACATGAAGGGCTTCTTTGCCTTTATTTTGGATGCGGTGCGTGACATCGATGCCAGCCAGCTGACCAAACCGCTGTACATTTTGGCCACCGCAGATGAAGAAACGACGATGGCCGGCGCACGTTACTTCGCCGCCTCGACCAGCATCCGCCCTGACTTCGCGATTATCGGCGAACCGACCTCATTGCAGCCGGTGCGTGCGCACAAAGGCCATATGGCCAACGCCATTCGCATTGTCGGCCAATCTGGCCATTCGAGCGACCCGGCGCGCGGCGTGAACGCCATCGATCTGATGCATGACACCATCGGCCGTTTGATGGAGCTGCGTAAAACGCTGCAGGAGCGCTACAACAACCCGGCATTCGCCGTGCCTTATCCCACCATGAACTTCGGCCATATCAGCGGCGGCGATGCCGCTAACCGCATCTGCGCCTGCTGTGAACTGCATCTGGATATCCGTCCGCTGCCGGGCATGACGCTCGACAATATCAACGAACTGATGCACCAAACGCTGGAACCCATCAGCCAACGCTGGCCGGGCCGCCTGAGCATTGAAGAACTGCATGCCTCGGTACCGGGCTACGAGTGTCCGACCGATCATCAGATGGTGGCGGTGATTGAGAAACTGCTGGGCACCCGTACACAGGTGGTCAACTATTGCACCGAGGCGCCGTTCGTCCAGCAGGTCTGTCCGACCCTGGTGCTGGGCCCCGGCTCTATCGACCAGGCGCATCAGCCGGATGAATACATCGATACCGGCTTTATCGAACCCACGCGCAAACTGCTGGGCCAACTGGTCAATCATTTCTGCCGTCAATAA